A window of Oceanotoga teriensis contains these coding sequences:
- a CDS encoding WecB/TagA/CpsF family glycosyltransferase produces MSFVYNLDGIDMLTGNRDEIIKIIKESINNNEKTWIITLNALMYMEYLNNETYKQAIKKANYSIPDGIGIVKYLRKRGVFSERCTGIDTMKEICDYSSKNKLRIFLLGSKENYVFKATEKIEEEFGVKVSGYSDGFFDQTREKNIVDKINESKADVLFVGMGIPKQEDFILRNIDNINCKFFMGVGGSIDVFSGEMKRAPVFYQKIGAEWLYRMIVEPKRFKKLPELFKFYSKIYFKR; encoded by the coding sequence ATGTCTTTTGTTTACAATCTTGATGGAATAGATATGTTGACTGGTAATAGAGATGAAATAATTAAAATCATCAAAGAGAGTATTAATAATAATGAAAAAACTTGGATAATTACTCTTAATGCTTTGATGTATATGGAATATTTAAACAATGAAACTTATAAACAAGCTATAAAAAAAGCTAATTATTCTATTCCCGATGGTATAGGCATTGTAAAATATTTGAGAAAAAGAGGTGTTTTTTCAGAGAGATGTACAGGTATCGATACAATGAAAGAAATTTGTGATTATTCTTCAAAAAATAAATTGCGGATTTTTTTACTTGGATCGAAAGAAAATTATGTCTTTAAAGCAACAGAAAAAATTGAAGAAGAGTTTGGAGTAAAAGTTTCAGGTTATAGTGATGGATTTTTTGATCAAACTCGAGAAAAAAATATAGTTGATAAAATTAATGAAAGTAAAGCAGATGTTCTTTTTGTGGGAATGGGTATACCGAAACAAGAAGATTTTATTTTAAGAAATATAGATAATATTAATTGTAAATTTTTTATGGGTGTTGGTGGTAGTATCGATGTTTTTTCTGGTGAAATGAAAAGAGCCCCTGTTTTTTATCAGAAGATAGGAGCAGAGTGGTTATATAGGATGATTGTTGAACCAAAAAGGTTCAAGAAATTACCTGAACTTTTCAAGTTTTATTCAAAAATTTATTTTAAAAGATGA
- a CDS encoding DUF2225 domain-containing protein, whose amino-acid sequence MDYWKDTTECPVCKNTFMYSKVSTAAISVKSYDKDLKPNYNGPNPLKHSIITCPNCFFTFNEKDVKDIHKFINDRNYSKIKDFLSKLYKDDFFEVNNYEDKSNNFYKQQIVLASEIYSILDLPFEVGRLLLKLSWQYRDDGDEGRELKILNDVLKITLNYFEKALDNRDTIFSLFYTGYIYYRLGDKKNAAKYLDKLFRMFKDSKSPYIRAAKDLRGELE is encoded by the coding sequence ATGGATTATTGGAAGGACACTACTGAATGTCCAGTTTGTAAAAATACTTTTATGTATTCAAAGGTATCTACTGCAGCTATTTCTGTTAAAAGTTATGATAAAGATTTAAAACCTAATTATAATGGACCAAATCCATTAAAACATAGTATAATAACTTGTCCAAATTGCTTCTTTACTTTTAATGAAAAAGATGTTAAGGATATTCATAAGTTTATAAATGATAGAAATTATTCTAAAATAAAAGATTTTTTGAGTAAACTCTATAAGGATGATTTTTTTGAAGTAAATAACTATGAAGATAAATCTAATAATTTTTATAAACAACAAATAGTTTTAGCTTCTGAAATATATTCGATTTTAGACCTTCCTTTTGAAGTTGGAAGGTTACTATTAAAACTTTCTTGGCAATATAGAGATGATGGAGATGAAGGAAGAGAGCTTAAGATATTAAATGATGTATTAAAAATAACTCTTAATTATTTTGAAAAGGCTCTTGACAATAGAGACACTATTTTTTCACTTTTTTATACAGGGTATATTTATTATAGATTGGGAGATAAAAAAAATGCTGCTAAATATTTAGATAAACTTTTTAGAATGTTTAAGGATAGTAAGAGTCCATACATAAGAGCTGCAAAAGATTTAAGAGGTGAATTAGAGTGA
- a CDS encoding DUF2089 domain-containing protein codes for MYKRRLTTCPVCNGPLKIVKYRCEKCDTEITGSFEIEEFTQLSDEQLIFLKIFIKSRGNLSELQKELNISYPTAKARLEELIKALGYSSENDNRKKTLEILEKIEKGEITPEEAKQILKKYRGE; via the coding sequence ATGTATAAAAGGAGACTAACGACTTGTCCCGTGTGCAATGGCCCATTAAAAATAGTAAAATACAGATGTGAAAAATGCGATACAGAAATAACAGGAAGTTTTGAAATCGAAGAATTCACACAATTATCAGATGAACAATTGATATTTTTAAAGATCTTTATAAAATCAAGAGGAAATTTATCTGAACTTCAAAAAGAATTAAATATATCTTATCCAACTGCAAAAGCAAGACTTGAAGAATTAATAAAAGCTTTAGGTTATTCCTCAGAAAATGATAATAGGAAAAAAACTTTAGAAATTCTTGAAAAAATTGAAAAAGGTGAAATAACTCCAGAAGAAGCTAAACAAATATTAAAAAAATATAGGGGGGAATAA
- a CDS encoding 3D domain-containing protein, which yields MKKIYFLLIIVLSLFLSSCSFQSADEQNKLPNEELTEIKSTLKSLEIQLTRLEEDLNKLSDEFYQNKRKSSYDYNVISDLKSQFSGISKRLNLIEGLIIDGEEAKDVEKLLALDDRVENIEKSMTNLESGGTSENPSQVFSKITDLEKKITDLEKNYTSLFNNDDNIFILDSLQNINDRVSKLENSNKDMNGNFVNSDDFKNLIQKELKNVDLNKDIDKIIEIKTEQAVSKFYYKSQSDTIIKVKELEDKLNKVDNNVEILTNNFDKALSSPPSNLDEKYKTKIDDLEKRINAAIYTLGDEEFKSIFENTDEIVYKVKSGDTLSQIAKAFGLGSNGVDLIAKANNLINAAYLKVGQELIIPIGNIEKYINWPLKATNQSAFERIAVKFGDRNSMSISPGIGIKPIKDERIYPILPGKVVETGSSSNGNWYVKIDHGSSIVSVVRNISTIYVKEGVWVDNETSLGLVKKDSLVMLELWKSGEPKDPLKLFFRIRGDYKATYYTEWDDKLVYSPTFRLTRSGKKPENWRTIAADPEELPLGTVVYIPELKDMPNNGFFVVEDTGGKIKGNKIDIYVNDVRKAQKTSDVTIYVVGKI from the coding sequence GTGAAAAAAATTTATTTTTTATTAATTATAGTATTGAGTTTGTTTTTATCGAGTTGTTCTTTTCAAAGTGCCGATGAACAAAATAAATTACCGAATGAAGAACTCACAGAAATAAAAAGTACATTGAAATCATTAGAAATTCAATTAACAAGGTTGGAAGAAGATCTTAACAAATTATCGGATGAATTTTATCAGAATAAAAGAAAAAGCAGTTATGATTATAATGTAATAAGCGATCTTAAATCACAATTTTCTGGAATTTCTAAAAGATTAAATTTAATAGAAGGTTTAATAATTGATGGTGAAGAGGCGAAAGATGTTGAAAAACTTTTAGCTTTAGATGATAGAGTAGAAAATATAGAAAAGTCTATGACTAATCTTGAAAGTGGTGGAACATCTGAAAATCCTTCTCAAGTTTTTTCTAAAATAACTGATTTAGAAAAGAAAATAACTGATTTAGAAAAAAATTATACGAGTTTATTTAATAATGATGATAATATTTTTATTTTAGATAGCCTTCAAAATATTAATGATAGGGTATCAAAATTAGAGAATTCTAATAAAGATATGAATGGAAATTTTGTTAACTCTGATGATTTTAAAAATTTAATACAAAAAGAGTTAAAAAATGTAGATTTAAATAAAGATATAGATAAAATAATCGAAATTAAAACCGAACAAGCTGTATCTAAGTTTTATTATAAATCTCAAAGTGATACGATTATAAAAGTAAAAGAATTAGAAGATAAGCTTAATAAAGTTGATAATAATGTAGAAATTTTAACTAATAATTTTGATAAAGCATTATCTTCACCTCCATCTAATTTAGATGAGAAATATAAAACGAAAATAGATGATTTAGAGAAAAGAATAAATGCAGCTATTTATACATTGGGAGATGAAGAGTTTAAAAGTATATTTGAAAATACTGATGAAATAGTATATAAAGTTAAATCAGGGGATACTTTAAGTCAAATAGCTAAAGCTTTTGGACTTGGAAGTAATGGTGTTGATTTAATCGCTAAAGCAAATAATTTAATAAATGCTGCATATTTAAAAGTAGGTCAAGAACTTATAATACCTATTGGAAATATAGAAAAATATATTAATTGGCCTTTAAAAGCTACTAATCAGTCTGCTTTTGAAAGAATTGCTGTTAAATTTGGAGATAGAAATTCTATGAGCATATCTCCTGGTATAGGTATAAAACCAATTAAAGATGAAAGAATTTATCCTATTTTACCTGGAAAAGTAGTAGAAACAGGTTCATCAAGTAATGGAAATTGGTATGTTAAAATAGATCATGGTAGTTCTATAGTCAGCGTAGTTAGAAATATAAGTACCATATATGTAAAAGAAGGGGTTTGGGTAGATAACGAAACTTCTTTGGGACTAGTAAAAAAAGATTCACTTGTTATGCTTGAACTTTGGAAATCAGGTGAACCTAAAGATCCTTTAAAATTATTTTTTAGAATAAGAGGAGATTATAAAGCGACATACTATACAGAATGGGATGATAAATTAGTATATTCTCCAACTTTTCGTTTAACAAGATCTGGTAAAAAACCTGAAAATTGGAGAACTATAGCAGCAGATCCAGAAGAATTACCCCTTGGAACTGTTGTTTATATACCAGAACTAAAAGATATGCCAAATAATGGTTTTTTTGTAGTTGAAGATACTGGTGGGAAAATAAAAGGTAATAAAATTGATATATATGTAAATGATGTCAGAAAAGCTCAAAAAACATCTGATGTAACGATATATGTCGTTGGAAAGATTTAG
- the mnmA gene encoding tRNA 2-thiouridine(34) synthase MnmA, whose protein sequence is MKKMGRRALMLMSGGVDSSVAAHILKKEGYEVIGVHFKTVDDIVFSMIPEKKKVCCSPSDTIDAMKVAKDVGLEDFKIISIKDEFEEKIIKYFINEYKKGITPNPCILCNRFFKFGKAIELADEYNCDVVVSGHYVLSEYSEKYGKYVIKKGVDNYKDQSYFLSYVKQEYLPRLYFPLAKLKKDEIRKIAEELNLIVAHKPDSQELCFIPDNNYKRYLKDRGIEVGDGKVYDLDGNHIGTHTGYTNYTIGQRTGMTFFKSPNMKLHVYKIDSQNNSIIVAPTKKLYFKGLIAKKSNFFIDFEKIEAVCRIRKKSEEMKSIITKIDEKSFKVEFEEPIFAVTPGQFATFYDEDGIVLGTGIIDSYLED, encoded by the coding sequence ATGAAAAAAATGGGTCGTAGAGCTTTAATGCTAATGAGTGGAGGAGTAGATAGTTCAGTAGCTGCTCATATTTTAAAAAAAGAAGGTTATGAAGTTATAGGTGTACACTTTAAAACTGTTGATGATATTGTTTTTTCTATGATACCTGAAAAAAAGAAGGTTTGCTGTAGTCCTTCTGATACTATTGATGCTATGAAAGTTGCTAAAGATGTTGGATTAGAAGACTTTAAAATCATTAGTATAAAAGATGAATTTGAAGAAAAAATAATAAAATATTTTATAAATGAATATAAAAAAGGGATTACTCCAAATCCTTGTATACTTTGTAATAGATTTTTTAAGTTTGGTAAAGCTATTGAATTGGCTGATGAATATAATTGTGACGTTGTAGTATCTGGCCATTATGTTTTAAGTGAATATTCAGAAAAGTATGGAAAATATGTTATAAAAAAAGGTGTAGATAATTATAAAGACCAATCATATTTTTTATCATATGTTAAACAAGAGTATTTACCGAGACTTTATTTTCCACTTGCAAAATTGAAAAAAGATGAAATAAGAAAAATTGCCGAAGAATTAAATTTAATCGTAGCTCATAAACCTGATTCACAAGAATTATGTTTTATTCCTGATAACAATTATAAAAGGTATTTAAAAGATAGAGGAATAGAGGTTGGAGATGGAAAAGTATATGATTTAGATGGAAATCATATAGGTACTCATACTGGATATACAAATTATACAATAGGTCAAAGGACTGGTATGACATTTTTTAAATCTCCTAATATGAAATTACATGTTTATAAAATAGATTCTCAAAATAATAGTATTATAGTAGCTCCTACAAAAAAACTTTATTTTAAAGGACTTATAGCTAAAAAATCTAATTTTTTTATAGATTTTGAAAAAATAGAAGCTGTTTGTAGAATCAGAAAAAAAAGTGAAGAAATGAAATCTATTATAACAAAGATAGACGAAAAATCTTTTAAAGTAGAATTTGAAGAACCTATTTTTGCAGTTACTCCAGGACAATTTGCTACTTTTTATGATGAAGATGGAATTGTATTGGGAACTGGGATAATAGATTCTTATTTGGAGGATTAA
- a CDS encoding DUF4097 family beta strand repeat-containing protein codes for MEQELILKNYEKIVLSIKHKGADITIKSSNDINKIVFESGDNVLYDIQEFGNELFLEFSNEKRNGNIIDRIFDFGFNSTIDITLFINENVKSLEIEATAGDLNVKDIKIKNLKTKLIAGDMIISGLNLEQLNCNLTTGDLSVKDSEIKDAYLKMTTGDTSLNNTKINKIMASLVTGDLKIDYLTKNFKESEIKVITGDATISVEGETPINLKKSISMASSLKSNITLNNDYGINRNLKIKIITGDVRIKQKKLSNSNSDFINSNSEEDLSVENEIQNINMLTQEEQKIIELLKSEKISKTFAIELLEQLGYKEEEAKKFLDDRGVQK; via the coding sequence ATGGAACAAGAACTAATTTTAAAAAATTATGAAAAAATAGTACTAAGTATAAAACACAAAGGTGCTGATATAACAATAAAATCTTCAAATGATATAAATAAAATTGTTTTTGAATCAGGAGACAATGTGTTATATGATATTCAAGAATTTGGTAATGAATTATTTTTAGAATTTTCTAATGAAAAAAGAAATGGAAATATTATAGATAGAATATTTGATTTTGGGTTTAATTCAACAATTGATATAACTTTATTTATAAATGAAAATGTAAAATCTCTTGAAATTGAGGCAACTGCTGGTGATTTAAATGTTAAAGATATAAAAATCAAAAATTTAAAAACTAAATTAATTGCTGGCGATATGATAATATCTGGATTAAATCTTGAACAATTGAATTGTAATTTAACTACAGGCGATTTATCTGTAAAAGATAGTGAGATCAAAGATGCTTATTTAAAAATGACCACTGGAGATACTTCATTAAATAATACAAAAATAAATAAAATAATGGCTTCACTTGTAACTGGTGATCTTAAAATAGATTATTTAACAAAAAATTTTAAAGAAAGTGAAATCAAAGTAATAACTGGTGATGCAACAATAAGTGTAGAAGGAGAAACTCCTATAAATCTAAAAAAATCTATATCTATGGCGTCTTCACTAAAATCAAATATAACTTTGAACAATGATTATGGGATTAATAGAAATTTAAAAATAAAAATAATTACTGGAGACGTAAGAATAAAACAGAAAAAATTATCGAATTCAAATTCTGATTTTATAAATTCTAATTCAGAAGAAGATTTGTCTGTAGAAAATGAAATACAAAATATAAATATGTTGACTCAAGAAGAACAAAAAATTATTGAATTACTAAAATCTGAAAAGATAAGCAAAACTTTCGCAATCGAACTTCTTGAACAATTAGGTTACAAAGAAGAAGAAGCTAAAAAGTTTTTGGACGATAGGGGGGTACAAAAATGA
- the tsf gene encoding translation elongation factor Ts, with protein sequence MAVSTEMIKELRTATGAGMLDCKKALEETNGDLDKAIELLRKKGAAKAAKKAHRETKEGIVYSYIHHNEKMGVLLFLGCETDFVAKTDDFHELAHKVALQIASMNPKWISREDVPEEIINKEKEIYAEELKSSGKPEHIIEKIAENKVNKFYEENCLLEQNYVFGDGEKIGELITAAIAKIGENIKVEKFSRFSVED encoded by the coding sequence ATGGCTGTAAGTACGGAAATGATAAAAGAATTAAGAACAGCTACAGGTGCAGGTATGTTAGATTGTAAAAAAGCACTTGAAGAAACTAATGGTGATTTAGATAAGGCAATTGAACTTTTAAGAAAAAAGGGTGCTGCAAAAGCAGCTAAAAAAGCTCATAGAGAAACTAAAGAAGGAATTGTTTATTCTTATATTCACCACAATGAAAAAATGGGTGTTTTATTATTTTTAGGTTGTGAAACAGATTTCGTTGCTAAAACAGATGATTTTCATGAATTAGCACATAAAGTAGCTCTTCAAATTGCTTCTATGAATCCAAAATGGATATCAAGAGAAGATGTTCCAGAAGAAATAATAAATAAAGAAAAAGAAATATACGCTGAAGAATTAAAGAGTTCTGGAAAACCTGAACATATTATTGAAAAAATAGCTGAAAATAAAGTTAATAAGTTCTATGAAGAAAATTGTCTTTTAGAACAGAATTATGTTTTTGGTGATGGTGAAAAAATAGGTGAACTTATCACTGCTGCCATTGCTAAGATTGGTGAAAATATAAAAGTTGAAAAATTCTCAAGATTCTCAGTAGAAGATTAA
- the coaD gene encoding pantetheine-phosphate adenylyltransferase: MQKRIAVYPGSFDPITYGHINLVKRAAERFEKLNVVIMNNSEKRCLFTLEERVEMTKANLSHIPNVEIDTFSGLLVQYCKLKDISTVIRGLRAVTDFEYELQMANGNRSLMPQLEIFFLMSDVAHSFISSSMVKEVARYDGDVSTWVSPLVEKKLKEKFKKN; encoded by the coding sequence ATGCAAAAAAGAATAGCTGTTTATCCAGGAAGTTTTGATCCTATTACTTATGGCCATATAAATCTTGTTAAGAGAGCTGCTGAAAGATTTGAAAAACTTAATGTTGTTATTATGAATAATTCAGAAAAAAGATGCTTATTTACTCTTGAAGAAAGAGTTGAGATGACTAAAGCCAATTTATCACATATACCGAATGTTGAAATAGATACTTTTTCAGGATTATTGGTGCAATATTGTAAATTAAAAGATATTTCTACTGTAATAAGAGGTTTGAGAGCCGTTACAGATTTTGAATATGAATTGCAAATGGCAAATGGAAATAGATCACTTATGCCACAATTAGAAATATTTTTTCTGATGTCTGATGTAGCTCATTCATTCATTTCATCTTCTATGGTAAAGGAAGTTGCAAGGTACGATGGAGATGTTAGTACATGGGTTTCACCATTAGTAGAAAAAAAGCTTAAAGAAAAATTTAAAAAAAATTAA
- the ftsY gene encoding signal recognition particle-docking protein FtsY, with translation MGFFDKLKEGLSKARDNFFGGIKTLFAGRTLDDEVLEELEEILIMSDMGYETANKILTELKIRYKKDEVEDPLILLRDIMTENLEKENFEENPNKKPYVIFVVGVNGSGKTTTIAKISKKYVSAGKSVVLAAADTFRAAAIEQLKHWGNKVGATVIAHEHGSDAAAVVYDSLAHAKAKNKDVVIIDTAGRLHTKSNLMEELKKIKRVIEKEIPGGSDETILVLDGTTGQNGIQQALAFKEAVDITSVVVTKLDGTAKGGIAFSINNQLNIPIKMIGVGEREDDLQMFEPKNYVNALLGVEE, from the coding sequence ATGGGTTTTTTTGATAAATTAAAAGAAGGTCTTTCTAAAGCGAGAGATAATTTCTTTGGCGGAATTAAAACTTTATTTGCTGGCAGAACTTTAGATGATGAAGTTTTAGAAGAACTCGAAGAAATACTTATAATGTCTGATATGGGATATGAAACAGCAAATAAAATATTAACAGAACTTAAAATAAGATATAAGAAAGACGAAGTTGAAGATCCTTTAATATTGTTAAGAGATATAATGACTGAAAATCTTGAAAAAGAAAATTTTGAAGAAAATCCAAATAAGAAACCTTATGTTATATTTGTTGTGGGTGTTAATGGCAGTGGAAAAACTACTACTATAGCAAAAATTTCAAAAAAATATGTTTCAGCTGGAAAATCTGTTGTATTAGCGGCAGCTGATACATTTAGAGCGGCAGCTATTGAACAACTTAAACATTGGGGGAATAAAGTAGGGGCAACTGTTATAGCTCATGAACATGGTTCTGATGCTGCAGCGGTTGTTTATGATTCTCTTGCACATGCAAAAGCTAAAAATAAAGATGTGGTAATAATTGATACAGCTGGACGTCTTCATACAAAATCAAATTTAATGGAAGAATTAAAAAAAATTAAAAGAGTTATAGAAAAAGAAATACCAGGAGGATCAGATGAAACTATTTTAGTTTTAGACGGTACTACTGGTCAAAATGGTATCCAACAAGCTTTAGCTTTTAAAGAAGCTGTGGATATTACGAGTGTTGTAGTTACTAAATTAGATGGTACAGCAAAAGGTGGTATAGCTTTTTCTATAAATAATCAATTAAATATACCAATTAAAATGATAGGTGTTGGTGAACGTGAAGATGATCTTCAAATGTTTGAACCAAAAAATTATGTAAATGCTTTATTAGGGGTTGAAGAATAA
- a CDS encoding RrF2 family transcriptional regulator has protein sequence MALTVKSSYALRALFELALLNKEGIKKVSIAELSKRQQIPRDFLEKIFSELRDAGILKSIRGRYGGYVLLKDPKDLRLSEIVNVLDKPLQSYDCVSGECRVEIDCAVEFVWKRVHNVMMLELDKMTLQDIIRYGKEISKLGSGDEKNGS, from the coding sequence ATGGCCTTGACTGTAAAAAGTTCTTATGCTTTAAGAGCTTTGTTTGAATTAGCGCTCTTGAATAAAGAAGGTATAAAAAAAGTGTCAATTGCTGAACTTTCAAAAAGACAACAAATACCACGTGATTTTTTAGAAAAAATATTTTCTGAATTAAGAGATGCTGGAATTTTAAAATCAATAAGAGGAAGATATGGTGGATATGTTTTGCTAAAAGATCCAAAAGATTTAAGATTAAGTGAAATTGTAAATGTTTTAGATAAGCCTTTACAATCGTATGATTGTGTTAGCGGTGAATGTAGAGTTGAAATTGATTGTGCTGTTGAATTTGTATGGAAAAGGGTTCATAATGTTATGATGCTTGAACTTGATAAAATGACTCTGCAAGACATAATAAGATATGGTAAAGAAATTTCTAAGTTAGGAAGTGGTGATGAAAAAAATGGGTCGTAG
- a CDS encoding alpha-amylase family glycosyl hydrolase, with translation MNKSYDNLKNSIIYEIFVRNHSNPGTFNDIYYDLERIKKLGVDIISFMPIYPVGKKNRKGTFGSPYSIRDYYSVSPEYGGMSQFKKILNKAHELEMKVFIDIVFHHTSLDSILYEEHPEWFLTDEKGNPKRKIENWYDIVELDFSNSDLIEYLIKNLEFWVDNGVDGFRCDTAGLIPITFWKKARSIINSKKNIIWIAETFRMKDLRMFRDRNIEVYSDIELSKVFDVTYDYDGFEYIEDYFKGLINFSYYINHLNVQKAIYPSKTLKLRFLENHDTCRICSIFSGKNIVKNWTIFYCLLPGPSLIFSGQEIMSKKSLKLFDKNSIRWEEGDYEFLSYFKKMIKIIKDIKEKCDIFNIHSIVEGVYLIEWKSKDEKYYIIVNLENRKGCVPINFKFEGFDIINNCDIVVDNFYEIKNLPEIFKIRP, from the coding sequence ATGAATAAATCATATGATAATTTAAAAAATTCTATAATATATGAAATTTTCGTTAGAAATCATTCTAATCCTGGAACTTTTAATGATATTTATTATGATCTTGAAAGAATAAAGAAATTGGGAGTTGATATAATTTCTTTTATGCCAATATATCCAGTTGGTAAAAAAAATAGAAAAGGAACTTTTGGAAGTCCTTATTCAATAAGAGATTATTATAGTGTTAGTCCAGAATATGGTGGAATGAGTCAGTTCAAAAAAATTTTAAATAAAGCTCATGAATTAGAAATGAAAGTTTTTATAGATATAGTGTTTCATCATACTTCTTTAGATTCGATTTTATATGAAGAACATCCTGAATGGTTTTTGACGGATGAAAAAGGAAATCCAAAGAGAAAAATAGAAAATTGGTATGATATTGTAGAACTTGATTTTTCTAATTCTGATCTCATAGAATATCTTATCAAAAATCTTGAGTTTTGGGTAGATAATGGGGTAGATGGTTTTAGATGTGATACAGCTGGTTTAATACCCATTACTTTTTGGAAAAAAGCAAGATCGATTATAAATTCTAAAAAAAATATTATCTGGATTGCTGAAACATTTAGAATGAAAGATTTAAGAATGTTTAGGGATAGAAATATTGAAGTTTATTCTGATATAGAACTTTCTAAAGTTTTTGATGTTACCTATGATTATGATGGTTTTGAATATATAGAAGACTATTTTAAAGGATTAATAAATTTTTCATATTATATCAATCATTTAAATGTTCAAAAAGCTATTTATCCTTCAAAAACTCTTAAATTAAGATTTTTAGAAAATCATGATACTTGTAGAATTTGTTCGATTTTTAGTGGTAAAAATATTGTAAAGAATTGGACTATTTTTTATTGTTTATTACCTGGCCCTTCTTTGATTTTTTCGGGGCAAGAAATAATGTCAAAAAAAAGTTTAAAATTATTTGATAAAAATTCAATAAGATGGGAAGAGGGAGATTATGAATTTTTAAGTTATTTTAAAAAAATGATAAAAATAATCAAAGATATAAAAGAAAAATGTGATATTTTCAATATTCATAGTATAGTAGAAGGTGTTTATTTAATTGAATGGAAATCAAAAGATGAAAAATACTATATCATTGTTAATCTTGAGAATCGAAAAGGTTGTGTTCCGATAAACTTTAAGTTTGAAGGTTTTGATATAATTAATAATTGTGATATTGTTGTTGATAATTTTTATGAAATTAAAAACTTACCAGAAATTTTTAAAATAAGGCCTTGA